Part of the Streptomyces sp. NBC_01264 genome, CACGCCGTAGTCGACCAGGTCGAAGATCGGGGCCTCGGCGTCCTTGTTGATCGCGACGATCGTCTTGGACGTCTGCATGCCGGCCCGGTGCTGGATCGCGCCCGAGATGCCGGAGGCGATGTACAGCTGCGGGGAGACCGACTTGCCGGTCTGGCCGACCTGGTTGGAGTGCGGGTACCAGCCGGCGTCCACGGCGGCGCGCGAGGCGCCGACGGCCGCACCGAGGGAGTCCGCGAGGGCCTCGATGAGGTGGAAGTTCTCGGCGCCGTTGACGCCGCGGCCGCCGGAGACCACGATCGCGGCCTCGGTCAGCTCGGGGCGGCCGGTCGACTCGCGCGGGGTGCGCGAGGTGACCTTGGTGCCGGTGGCCAGGGCGCCGAAGGTGACGGCGAGCGCCTCGACGGCGCCGGCGGCCGGGGCGGCCTCGACCGGGGCCGAGTTCGGCTTCACGGTGATGACCGGGATGCCCTTGGAGACGCGGGACTTGGTGCTGAAGGACGCGGCGAACGCGGCCTGCGTCGCGACCGGACCCTCGTCACCCGCCTCCAGGTCGGTGGCGTCGGTGATGATGCCGGAGCCGATGCGGACGGCCAGGCGGGCGCCGATCTCCTTGTTCTCCGCGGAGGAGGGGAGGAGGACGGCCGCCGGGGAGACAGCGTCGTACGCGGCCTGGAGCGCGTCCACTTTCGGTACGACGAGGTAGTCGGAGAACTCCGGGGCGTCGGCGGTGAGGACCTTGACGGCGCCGTGCTCGGCGAGCACGGCGGCGGTGGCCTCGGCACCGGCGCCGAGGGCGACGGCGACGGGCTCGCCGATGCGGCGGGCCAGCGTCAGCAGTTCGAGGGTGGGCTTGCGGACGGCGCCGTCGACGTGGTCGACGTAGACGAGGACTTCAGCCATGGGGATGCTCCTGCGAATGCGAAGTAGTCAGGGGGGATCGAGAGGGGACCGAAGCTCTAGATGAACTTCTGGCCGGCCAGGAACTCGGCCAGCGACTTGCCGCCCTCGCCCTCGTCCTTGACGATCGTGCCGGCGGTGCGGGCCGGACGCTGGGTCGCGGAGTCGACCGCGGTCCAGGAGCCTTCGAGACCGACCTCGTCGGACTCGATCTCCAGCTCCTCCAGGTCCCAGGACTCCACCGGCTTCTTCTTGGCGGCCATGATGCCCTTGAAGGACGGGTAGCGGGCCTCGCCCGACTGGTCCGTCACCGAGACGAGCGCCGGAAGGGAGGCCTCCAGCTGCTCGCTCGCGGTGTCGCCGTCGCGGCGGCCGGTCACGACGCCGTCCGCGACCTTGACCTCGGAGAGGAGGGTGACCTGCGGGACGCCCAGGCGCTCGGCCAGGATCGCCGGGAGGACACCCATGGTGCCGTCGGTCGAGGCCATGCCCGTGACGACCAGGTCGTAGCCGGCCTTCTCGATGGCCTTGGCGAGCACCAGCGAGGTCGCGATGACGTCGCTGCCGTGCAGGTCGTCGTCCTCGACGTGGATGGCCTTGTCGGCACCCATGGACAGCGCCTTGCGCAGCGCGTCCTTCGCGTCCTCGGGGCCCACCGTCAGGACGGTGATCTCCGCGTCGTCGGCCTCGTCGGCGATCTGCAGCGCCTGCTCGACGGCGTACTCGTCGAGCTCCGACAGCAGGCCGTCGACGTCGTCACGGTTGACGGTCAGGTCTTCGGTGAACTGCCGGTCGCCAGTGGCGTCGGGCACGTACTTCACACAGACAACGATCCTCAGGCTCACGCCGGCTCTCCTACCGCATCGACATTTCTGGTACCGCCTTGTGCAGGCAGCATAGGCGCCATCTCGGGCCGTTCCCGCCGGGGCGGCCCGCGCCCCGTCAGGAATGTTACTCGTCAGTACACAGCGGGTCCCGCCAGGTTGCAAGGCCGGTGAACTGTGATCTGGCCAACGCCGGTGGAACCGGCCCCAGCAGGGACGATTCAGTCCCTCGACGCGTTGAGACGATTCAGTCCCGCAGCGCGTTGAAGCGCCCCTGGTGGTACAGCAGCGGACGGCCCTCGCCGGCCGGATCCCCGACGGGGTCCCCCGCCGGGTCCCCGGCGACCGCCTCCGCGATGATCACCCGGTGCTCGCCCGCCGGAACCCGCGCCACGACCCGGCACACCAGCCAGGCCAGGACTCCGCCCAGGACCGGAACCCCGTGCGGGCCGGGCGTCCAGTCGGTGGCCGGCCCGAAGCGGTCGGCGCCGTTGCGGGCGAACAGACCGGCCAACTCCCCCTGGTGCTCGCCGAGTATGTGGACCCCGAGGTGCTCGGAGTCCCGTATCGCGGGCCAGCTGGAGGACCCGGTGCCGATGGTGAACGACATGAGCGGGGGGTCGGCCGAGACCGAGTTGAGCGAGGTCGCGGTGAAACCCGCCGGCCTGCCACCGGTCTCGGCTGTGATCACGGCGACGCCCGCGGCGTGCCGGCGGAACACCGAGCGCAACAGCGCGGGCGAGCCGGGCAGGCCTGCGCCGGCCCGTGGGGAAGGAGCCGTCGGAGCCGTCATCAGGAGGTGCCCCGTCCGTAAAGCAGGAGTTCATACCGCATATCGCAAGCCTGGCGATCTCTCGTGTACACAGTCAAGCCTCAGCGGCCAGATGTAGGGCGCGTCACGCTGCGTGCGGACGCGTATACCGGCTCACCGGACGCCCCCGGCGCCCGCGCCCGGGCGAGTTCCGCGCCCGCGTCCGCGTCATACCGCGGCGCCCAGGGCGGCGATCACGTCCGCCTTGCGCGGCATGCCGGCGGCCCGCCGCACGATCCGGCCCGCCGCGTCCAGGACCAGTACGGTCGGGGTCTTCTCGATGCCGAGGGCCCGTACGAGGTCCAGGTTCTTCTCGGCGTCGATCTCGATGTGCCGGACGCCCCCGACCATGGCCGCGACCTCGTCCAGGATCCGCCGGGTAGCCCGGCAGGGCTGGCAGAAGGCGCTGGAGAACTGCACGAGCGTCGCCCGCTCACCCGGCTCGGCACCCAACTCGGCGACGCCCAGGCGGCCCGCGCCCCGGTTCGCGCCCCGGCCCGCCCCCGCGCCCTCGTCCCGCTCGCCCGCGTCCCGCTCGCCTGCGCGCACCCGCGCTCCCGTCTTCGCCGCCACCTGGCCCGACCGGGCACTCGTCCATCATCCCGGTACGGTCGTACGCTGATCGGAGCGCCCCGCGGACCCGCCGCATTCCCGGCGTGACGAGAATCTCGCCGGGCACGGGCCTCTGGACTGGCCTGCGGCTCGCGTATGGGGCACGATCCCCATGGCCGCGTACCTACGCTGCCGTAACTTCCGGCCGGGAGCACCTCCAGGCAGAAAGCGGGGTCTCCCCACCATGGCTGAGCTCGTCTACCCCCCGGTTATCGGTGCCGCGCACACCCTCTTCCGTGCGCTCGACGTCCGCATCGACATGAAGGGCACCGAGAACATCCCGCGCAAGGGCGGGGCGGTTCTGGTGTCGAACCACATCGGCTACCTCGACTTCATCTTCGCCGGCCTGACCGCGCGCCCGCAGAAGCGGCTCGTGCGCTTCATGGCGAAGGAGTCGGTGTTCCGGCACAAGGTGTCCGGTCCGCTGATGCGCGCGATGAAGCACATCCCGGTGGACCGCGCCCAGGGCGAGACGGCCTACCAGCACGCGCTCGACTCGCTGCGCTCCGGCGAGATCATCGGCGTGTTCCCGGAGGCGACGATCTCCCAGTCCTTCACGCTCAAGAGCTTCAAGTCCGGTGCGGCGCGCATGGCCCAGGAGGCCGGCGTCCCGCTGATCCCGGTGGCGCTGTGGGGAACGCAGCGGATGTGGACCAAGGGCCGCCCCAAGGACCTCAAGCGCAGCCACATCCCGGTGACGATGCGGGTGGGCGAGCCGCTGGAGGCGCCCTCCGACCAGTACGCGGGGGCCATCACCCGCCGGCTGCGCGAGCGGGTGCAGGAGCTGCTGGACGCCGCTCAGGCCGCCTACCCGGCCAAGCCCAGTGGTGCCGAGGACTCCTGGTGGCTGCCGGCCCACCTCGGCGGCACCGCGCCCACCCCGGCGCAGGTCAAGGAAGCCGGCTGAGGCCTGCCCTGCGACGAGCGAGCGCGGCCCCGCCCGATGGGCGGGGCCGCGCTCTGCCGTAGGTGGCCTTGCTCTGCCGTAGCGGGTGCGTCAGTTCGGGTTCTCCGCGTGGGTCAGCGTCTCCCACGCCTCGAAGTGGTTCTCGGTTCCCGCCGGGCGGCGGCCCTCGGTGAGCCGGCGGGTGTTCTCCATCGTGACGCCGAGCCGGGTATGCAGGGCGTTGTAGCCGACCTCGGTGGCCGGGCCCAGGCCCTTGGTCAGGCTTCCGCCGCACAGCCAGGAGGGCGCGGCCTCACCGAGTTCGTACCTGGCGTGGAAGCCCAGCGCGTGCCGGAACCGGTCCTTGAACTCCGGGTACAGGTCGCGCCCTTGGATGCGCGAGGTCTCCGCCACGTGCATGGCCGCCGCGATGCCCATCCCGGTGTGGCCGAAGTCACGGCAGGTCTCCTGCGCCAGACCGTCCACGAAGGTGCTCTGGCCGTGCCAGTAGTCGATCAGCTCGCTCCTGGTGTCGATGGTGGAGCGCGGGGGGTACTTGGGCTGCGGTCCGTCGGAGGTCAGGTAGAAGTAGGCGGGCACCCGGCCGAGGTAGACCGCCATCGCCTTGTCGTAGCTCGCGCGGTCGTCGAGGTGGACGGAGATGCCGACGGCGGCGTCCATCATGATCAGTTCCCAGTTGCCGTTGCTGTTCGGCTTCCCGCCGATCACCTCGGGCAGGTAGACCTCGCGCAGCATCGTGGCGAAGCGCCCCTGGTTGGGCCAGCCGCCCGTGTAGGTGTGCTTGACGATCTCGGCGGCGCGCGGCCAGGTGGAGCCCGCCCAGCCGCTCTGCAGCGGGGCGTTGCTGTTGGTGTGGTCCTTGATCCGCGCGGACCAGGCGTCCATCAGCTCGATCGACTTCCTCGCGTACCGGGCGTCGCGGGTGATGTACCAGGCGAGCGCGTCGGTGTACGCGGCTATGGCGTCCTCCCGCTCGTCGGTGCAGCCGAGGTTGGGGTTGGAGTAGGAGCCGCATTCGACGGTCTCGCGCGGCTTGGGCGTCCGGGACAGCGAGCCGTACCGGCTCGCGAGCATGTCGTCGAACGCCGCCTTCCACGGCTGCTGCCCGGCCTGCACCTTGGCCCGTAGGAAGTCCAGTTGGGCGCGGCTGGTGAGGACTCCGGGGTGGGCGAAGGCCGCGGGGGCGGCTGCGGGTACGGCAGGGGTGGGGGTGGGGGTGACGGCGGCCGAGGTGGGGGCGAGGGTCAGCGCCGCGACCAGGCCCAGGGCCCCGGCGAGCAGCCCGGCGGGGACTCCGTAACGCATGAAGCGCCTTCCGGTCGGAGGTCGGAGATCGGAGGTGGAGGGTCCGTGGGGGGATCCGTGCGGCCGAAGATACGCATGCGCATGCCAGGCTGACAACGATGTCAGACAGGAAAGTTTCCTATTGACCGAAAACCGCGATCCTTTCGTCCTACACCCGTATGGCGTAGCCTCACACCCTCTGCCACGTCATCCGGCGAAAGGGGCCGGGATGCCGGGGCTCGGACGGTACTTGGCCGCCGCACTGACCGCGCGCTTCGCCTCCGAGGGCATGGCCATGGCCGTCGTGCTGCTCGCTCTCCAGCGCACCGGGAGCGCCGCCCACGGCGCGTTCGTCCTGACCGCCTGGCTGGCCCCGCACGTGCTCGCGGCTCCGCTCGCGGGCGCCGCCGCGGCCAGGTCGCGCCGGCCCCGCCTCTTCCACGTGGGCGCCCTGGCGGGATTCACCACGGCCGTGGCGGCCCTGGCGCTGCTGCTCGGGCGGGCTCCGACGCCGGTCGTGCTCGCGGTGGCGGTGCTCGGCGGCTCCTGCGGGCCGATGGTGACGGGCGGGCTGTCGAGCCTGGTGGCGGGGCTGGTTCCGGCCGGCCCCGCGCGCGACCGGGCGTACGGCTGGGACGCCTCGACCTACAACGGCGCGGCGGTGACCGCCCCGGCGGCCGTGAGCCTCGTCGCGGCCTTCGGTTCGGCCGGGCCCGCGATGGCGCTGCTGGCCGCGTCCGGCGCGCTGGCGGCGGCGCTGGCGGCGACCCTTCCGTACGGGAGCCCGCACGGAAGCCCGGCGCCGGGCCCCGGCTCACCCCGGGTCGGGATGGGCGCCGGGCTGGCCGCCCTGTGGCGGATCCGGGAGCTGCGAGCCATCACCTCGGCCACGACCCTGGCCTTCCTGGGCCTCGGGGCGCTCACCGTCACCTCGGTCCTCCTGGCCACCTCGCTCGGCAGCCCGGGCGGTGGCGGCGTACTGATGACCGCCTTCGCCCTGGGCGCCCTGACCGGCTCCCTGACGCTGGGCAGGATCACGGCCGTCCCCGCGGGCCGGCTCGGCCGCTGGGCCATGGCGGCGACCGGGGTGGCGCTGACGGTGGCCGCGTTCACCCCGTCCCTCCCGCTCGCCGCCGTGGCGTTCACCGCGGCCGGGGTGTGCGACGGGCCGCTGCTGACGGCCACCCTGCGGATCCGCTCGGAGTTCGCGCCCGACGGGACGCGGACCCAGGTGTTCACGCTCGGCGCCGGGCTGAAGGTGACGGCCGCGTCCACGGGCGCCGCCCTCGTGGGGCTCGCCGCCGACGTACCGCCCTGGATCCTGGTGCTCGCGATCGCGGTCCTGCAGCTGGCCGCCGCCCTGCTGCACACCGTGGTGACGGCGCGCGGGCGCGTACGGGAGACGGCCGGCGCCGCCGCCCCGGCGGCTACAGCGCCGTCGGGAGGTTCCGCCACAACTGCGGCCGGTCCACGGACTCCTGGAGCGCCTTGAGGGGGGCCGGGTGGGGTGCCGCGTACACCCCCGGGTAGTCGATCTCGCCGAGTTCGGGGCGGACCGGGAAGGCCAGTTGTTCGCGGTCGAGGGTGAACTGGGCTTCCACACCGGGCTTGTTGCCCCGCGGGTCCACCCGGGCCCAGTCCTCGCTGCCGGGCAGGCGCAGCGCGACGAGGCCGTGGATGACGGGGTGGGAACCGTCGTCGTCGCACAGGAGCTGGTAGCAGAAGCCGGCCGGGATGCCCCGGTTGCGCAGCAGTGCGGCCAGCGCGTGGGATTTGGCGTAGCAGATCCCGTTGCGCGTCCCCAGGACGTCGGAGGCGCGCCAGGAGACGCGGTCGTCCCCGAAGTCGGCGGAGTGCGGGATGGTGTCACGGACGAACTCGAAGGCCGCCTTGGCGTATGAATATGCGTCGCCGGTGGCCGTCCATAGCGCGTCGGCGGTCTCTTCGACCAGTGGATGGCCGTGGTCGACCGCTTCATCGGCCGCCAGATAGGCGGCAACGTCGGAATGCTCCTGGATCAGTTCCATGATCCAGGAGCATACTCATGCATCCGACTGCATGCCTATAGATTTATGCCACTAGCGTGCGAGCTCTTCCTTCAGCGCCTGGAGGAAGCCGTCGACGTCCTCCTCCTGGGTGTCGTAGCTGCACATCCACCGGACGTCGCCCGCGATCTCGTCCCAGAAGTAGAAGCGGTAGCGCTCCTGCAGCCGCCGCGAGACCTCGTGCGGGAGCCGCGCGAACACGGCGTTCGCCTGCACCGGGTAGAGGATCTCCACCCCGTCGGTCTCGCGCACCCCGGCCGCCAGCCGCTGCGCCATCGCGTTGGCGTGACGGGCGTTGCGCAGCCACAGGTCCTTCGCGAGGAGCGCTTCGAGCTGCACCGACACGAAGCGCATCTTGGAGGCGAGCTGCATCGACATCTTGCGGATGTGCTTCATCTGCCGGACGGCGTCCGGGTTCAGCACGACGACGGCCTCTCCGGCCATCATCCCGTTCTTGGTGCCACCGAAGGACAGCACGTCCACGCCGACCGCGTTGGTGAAGCTGCGCATCGGTACGTCGAGCGAGGCCGCGGCGTTGGCGATCCGGGCGCCGTCGAGGTGGACCTTCATGCCCTTGGCGTGCGCGTGCTCGCAGATGGCGCGGATCTCGTCCACGGTGTAGACCGTGCCGAGCTCCGTGTTCTGGGTGATCGAGA contains:
- a CDS encoding electron transfer flavoprotein subunit alpha/FixB family protein; this encodes MAEVLVYVDHVDGAVRKPTLELLTLARRIGEPVAVALGAGAEATAAVLAEHGAVKVLTADAPEFSDYLVVPKVDALQAAYDAVSPAAVLLPSSAENKEIGARLAVRIGSGIITDATDLEAGDEGPVATQAAFAASFSTKSRVSKGIPVITVKPNSAPVEAAPAAGAVEALAVTFGALATGTKVTSRTPRESTGRPELTEAAIVVSGGRGVNGAENFHLIEALADSLGAAVGASRAAVDAGWYPHSNQVGQTGKSVSPQLYIASGISGAIQHRAGMQTSKTIVAINKDAEAPIFDLVDYGVVGDLFAVVPQLTDEIKARKG
- a CDS encoding electron transfer flavoprotein subunit beta/FixA family protein, which produces MSLRIVVCVKYVPDATGDRQFTEDLTVNRDDVDGLLSELDEYAVEQALQIADEADDAEITVLTVGPEDAKDALRKALSMGADKAIHVEDDDLHGSDVIATSLVLAKAIEKAGYDLVVTGMASTDGTMGVLPAILAERLGVPQVTLLSEVKVADGVVTGRRDGDTASEQLEASLPALVSVTDQSGEARYPSFKGIMAAKKKPVESWDLEELEIESDEVGLEGSWTAVDSATQRPARTAGTIVKDEGEGGKSLAEFLAGQKFI
- a CDS encoding flavin reductase family protein, with the protein product MTAPTAPSPRAGAGLPGSPALLRSVFRRHAAGVAVITAETGGRPAGFTATSLNSVSADPPLMSFTIGTGSSSWPAIRDSEHLGVHILGEHQGELAGLFARNGADRFGPATDWTPGPHGVPVLGGVLAWLVCRVVARVPAGEHRVIIAEAVAGDPAGDPVGDPAGEGRPLLYHQGRFNALRD
- a CDS encoding TlpA family protein disulfide reductase, with the protein product MGVAELGAEPGERATLVQFSSAFCQPCRATRRILDEVAAMVGGVRHIEIDAEKNLDLVRALGIEKTPTVLVLDAAGRIVRRAAGMPRKADVIAALGAAV
- a CDS encoding lysophospholipid acyltransferase family protein; its protein translation is MAELVYPPVIGAAHTLFRALDVRIDMKGTENIPRKGGAVLVSNHIGYLDFIFAGLTARPQKRLVRFMAKESVFRHKVSGPLMRAMKHIPVDRAQGETAYQHALDSLRSGEIIGVFPEATISQSFTLKSFKSGAARMAQEAGVPLIPVALWGTQRMWTKGRPKDLKRSHIPVTMRVGEPLEAPSDQYAGAITRRLRERVQELLDAAQAAYPAKPSGAEDSWWLPAHLGGTAPTPAQVKEAG
- a CDS encoding alginate lyase family protein; translation: MRYGVPAGLLAGALGLVAALTLAPTSAAVTPTPTPAVPAAAPAAFAHPGVLTSRAQLDFLRAKVQAGQQPWKAAFDDMLASRYGSLSRTPKPRETVECGSYSNPNLGCTDEREDAIAAYTDALAWYITRDARYARKSIELMDAWSARIKDHTNSNAPLQSGWAGSTWPRAAEIVKHTYTGGWPNQGRFATMLREVYLPEVIGGKPNSNGNWELIMMDAAVGISVHLDDRASYDKAMAVYLGRVPAYFYLTSDGPQPKYPPRSTIDTRSELIDYWHGQSTFVDGLAQETCRDFGHTGMGIAAAMHVAETSRIQGRDLYPEFKDRFRHALGFHARYELGEAAPSWLCGGSLTKGLGPATEVGYNALHTRLGVTMENTRRLTEGRRPAGTENHFEAWETLTHAENPN
- a CDS encoding MFS transporter is translated as MPGLGRYLAAALTARFASEGMAMAVVLLALQRTGSAAHGAFVLTAWLAPHVLAAPLAGAAAARSRRPRLFHVGALAGFTTAVAALALLLGRAPTPVVLAVAVLGGSCGPMVTGGLSSLVAGLVPAGPARDRAYGWDASTYNGAAVTAPAAVSLVAAFGSAGPAMALLAASGALAAALAATLPYGSPHGSPAPGPGSPRVGMGAGLAALWRIRELRAITSATTLAFLGLGALTVTSVLLATSLGSPGGGGVLMTAFALGALTGSLTLGRITAVPAGRLGRWAMAATGVALTVAAFTPSLPLAAVAFTAAGVCDGPLLTATLRIRSEFAPDGTRTQVFTLGAGLKVTAASTGAALVGLAADVPPWILVLAIAVLQLAAALLHTVVTARGRVRETAGAAAPAATAPSGGSATTAAGPRTPGAP
- a CDS encoding transglutaminase-like domain-containing protein, yielding MELIQEHSDVAAYLAADEAVDHGHPLVEETADALWTATGDAYSYAKAAFEFVRDTIPHSADFGDDRVSWRASDVLGTRNGICYAKSHALAALLRNRGIPAGFCYQLLCDDDGSHPVIHGLVALRLPGSEDWARVDPRGNKPGVEAQFTLDREQLAFPVRPELGEIDYPGVYAAPHPAPLKALQESVDRPQLWRNLPTAL
- a CDS encoding threonine aldolase family protein, encoding MRKSAAKTDARRHHDPAVRGFASDNYAGIHPEILAAIALANGGHQVSYGDDGYTENLQQVFRGHFGPHAEAYPVFNGTGANVTALQALTDRWGAVVCAESAHINVDEGGAPERMAGLKLLTVPTPDGKLTPELIDRQAWGWEDEHRAMPQVVSITQNTELGTVYTVDEIRAICEHAHAKGMKVHLDGARIANAAASLDVPMRSFTNAVGVDVLSFGGTKNGMMAGEAVVVLNPDAVRQMKHIRKMSMQLASKMRFVSVQLEALLAKDLWLRNARHANAMAQRLAAGVRETDGVEILYPVQANAVFARLPHEVSRRLQERYRFYFWDEIAGDVRWMCSYDTQEEDVDGFLQALKEELAR